One genomic window of Fimbriimonadaceae bacterium includes the following:
- the ltrA gene encoding group II intron reverse transcriptase/maturase translates to MEEPTERQPASVSARTKQAGEVRSRWAWTEPTVWTDRMLEALEDGVKGGRWYSLHDKAFSVRALEAAFAKVKANKGAPGVDNWTISRFEANLAAEISRLSKALLDGSYRPQAVKRVWIAKPGSSEKRPLGIPTVRDRVVQTALRNALEPIFEREFEDGSYGFRPGRSCHQALKRVWGNLKNGSVYVADADLKNFFDTIPHELMLTGLKEKVSDGKILALVKLYLAQGVMGEDLEPGEEGTPQGSVISPLLANIALHGLDFMARARGIELVRYADDFVALCGTREGAASALAAVEDWTSRNGLKLHPEKTRLVDYGSGESFEFLGYKFKKGRAFPRQKSLKKLRDNIRARTPRNSGRSLEATVSDLNRVLQGWYRYFRHSYPTAFPAVDQFVRQRLRAILKKRKGRGRVPRGNDFQRWPNAYFHGLGLFSTVQAHAADQSSRR, encoded by the coding sequence ATGGAGGAACCGACGGAACGCCAGCCGGCGTCAGTGTCCGCGAGGACTAAGCAAGCCGGCGAGGTCCGAAGCCGCTGGGCGTGGACCGAGCCGACGGTTTGGACGGACCGCATGTTGGAAGCCCTGGAAGACGGGGTGAAAGGCGGCAGGTGGTACAGCCTGCACGACAAGGCGTTCAGCGTCCGCGCTCTGGAGGCGGCCTTTGCCAAGGTGAAAGCCAACAAGGGCGCTCCCGGCGTGGACAACTGGACGATCTCGCGTTTCGAGGCGAACCTGGCAGCGGAGATATCCCGCCTGTCGAAGGCCCTGTTGGACGGGTCCTACCGTCCGCAGGCCGTGAAACGGGTGTGGATCGCCAAACCGGGGTCTTCGGAGAAGCGTCCGCTGGGGATACCGACGGTGCGCGACCGGGTGGTGCAAACCGCTCTTCGCAACGCGTTGGAGCCGATCTTTGAAAGAGAGTTCGAAGACGGGAGCTACGGCTTTCGTCCCGGACGCTCGTGCCACCAGGCCCTGAAAAGGGTGTGGGGGAATCTCAAGAACGGCTCGGTCTACGTGGCGGACGCGGACCTGAAGAACTTCTTCGACACGATTCCCCACGAGCTGATGCTCACGGGTCTAAAGGAGAAGGTCTCGGACGGGAAGATACTGGCGCTGGTGAAGCTGTATCTGGCGCAGGGTGTGATGGGAGAAGATCTGGAACCGGGCGAGGAGGGAACTCCCCAAGGTTCGGTCATCAGTCCTCTTCTTGCCAACATCGCCCTGCACGGGCTGGACTTCATGGCGCGCGCGCGCGGCATCGAGCTCGTTCGCTACGCGGACGACTTCGTGGCCCTTTGCGGCACTCGGGAGGGGGCGGCGTCGGCTCTGGCGGCGGTGGAGGACTGGACCAGTCGGAACGGTCTGAAGCTGCACCCGGAGAAGACGCGCCTCGTGGATTACGGCTCGGGGGAGAGTTTCGAGTTTCTAGGCTACAAGTTCAAGAAGGGCAGGGCCTTTCCGCGACAGAAGAGCCTTAAGAAGCTGCGGGACAACATCCGCGCCCGGACTCCGCGCAATTCGGGACGCAGCCTTGAGGCGACCGTCTCCGATCTCAACCGGGTGCTTCAGGGCTGGTACCGCTATTTCCGGCACAGCTACCCGACGGCGTTCCCAGCCGTGGACCAGTTCGTGCGCCAGCGCCTCAGAGCGATTCTGAAAAAGCGCAAAGGGCGCGGACGGGTTCCACGCGGCAACGACTTCCAACGCTGGCCGAACGCCTACTTTCACGGTTTGGGTCTGTTCTCGACGGTGCAGGCCCACGCCGCCGACCAATCCTCTCGCAGGTGA
- a CDS encoding peptidylprolyl isomerase, which translates to MLQTLLAALVVGIQGGYQPSGPRIEFTMASGKSFVVTTDPAHSPKTVAHILDLAKRGFYDRQRIHRVEYWVTQWGDPGSKTLEPFLIKGEDGKMVLNPKLGDGESGKQLPFEASDVDFHRGVVGIASTGLQVGGDSQLFVIKQDRLYLWHSYAVLGKVTQGMEVLDAIQIGDRIQTASRR; encoded by the coding sequence ATGTTGCAAACGTTGTTGGCCGCGCTCGTTGTCGGGATCCAAGGCGGGTATCAGCCGTCCGGCCCGCGCATCGAGTTCACGATGGCGTCCGGCAAGTCGTTCGTGGTCACCACGGACCCCGCGCACTCCCCGAAAACCGTGGCCCACATCCTCGATTTGGCGAAGCGCGGGTTCTACGACCGCCAGCGCATCCACCGCGTGGAGTACTGGGTCACGCAGTGGGGCGACCCGGGCTCGAAGACGCTCGAGCCCTTTCTAATCAAGGGGGAGGACGGCAAAATGGTCTTGAACCCCAAGTTGGGGGACGGGGAGTCGGGCAAGCAGCTTCCGTTCGAAGCGAGCGACGTGGACTTTCATCGCGGCGTCGTCGGCATCGCCTCGACGGGCCTTCAGGTAGGAGGCGACTCGCAGCTCTTCGTGATCAAGCAGGACCGGCTGTACCTGTGGCACTCCTACGCCGTGCTGGGGAAGGTCACGCAGGGCATGGAGGTCTTGGATGCGATCCAGATCGGGGACAGGATCCAAACGGCCAGCCGCAGGTAA
- a CDS encoding iron-containing redox enzyme family protein — MSRIQELDAIVARHDLNTHPFYQEWVMGTLPMEKLQDYAAEYGRFVGTIAKGWDTIGEAGYAEEERVHERLWDDFKGAIGAGAPSGRGHTEALVTAADSLFSYRPEAVGALYAFEAQQPITSRSKLDGLNAHYEVSEAGKEYFVVHADDVHEVENLKRRVEAMSDEEFARAKSACSVVCAAMWSALDGVYHRA; from the coding sequence ATGTCACGAATTCAAGAACTCGACGCCATCGTGGCTCGCCACGATTTGAACACGCACCCGTTCTACCAGGAGTGGGTCATGGGCACGCTTCCCATGGAGAAGCTGCAGGACTACGCCGCCGAATACGGCCGGTTCGTGGGAACCATCGCCAAGGGGTGGGACACGATCGGCGAGGCAGGCTACGCGGAAGAGGAGCGCGTGCACGAGCGGCTGTGGGACGACTTCAAAGGCGCGATCGGCGCCGGCGCGCCCTCGGGACGCGGCCACACCGAAGCGCTGGTGACCGCCGCGGACAGCCTCTTCTCGTACCGACCCGAGGCTGTGGGGGCCCTGTACGCCTTTGAAGCCCAGCAGCCCATCACCTCGAGGAGCAAACTCGACGGCCTGAACGCCCATTACGAGGTCTCCGAGGCTGGCAAGGAGTACTTCGTGGTCCACGCCGACGACGTGCACGAGGTGGAGAACCTGAAGCGCCGCGTCGAAGCCATGAGCGACGAGGAGTTCGCCCGCGCGAAATCCGCGTGCTCCGTGGTGTGCGCCGCCATGTGGTCCGCGCTGGACGGCGTCTACCACCGCGCCTAG
- a CDS encoding type II secretion system F family protein, with the protein MPVFAYTAIDSSGRTVRSVTEADDEQLVLAKLRDQGLHCTEIKRSGSSMKKSSFGKKKLKVKSLVVFSRQFATMIDAGIPILRCLDILVGQMKDPVMRETVGAVAVDVKGGLSLNEALGKHPHVFNKLYVNMIRAAELGGILDQILDRLAGFLEYEAEIRGKIKGAMMYPVMVLCFSVLMLFVLFSFVLPKFKEIFTGMNVEMPPMTAALFSFGDFMQKSWWVVILLAVGSFFGLKMWGKTPQGRYQLDFLKLRLPIVGELALKMSVARFTRTFGTLISSGVPMLRSLEIVGETLGNVVLTKAIDDTRTSIREGQKLSAPLAASGLFPNMVTTMIDVGEESGRLSEMLVKIGDFYDQEVESTVKGLTSMIEPMLIIFMGVIVGFIAISVMTPIFKLVNSVS; encoded by the coding sequence ATGCCGGTCTTTGCCTACACTGCCATCGATTCAAGCGGCCGCACGGTTCGCTCCGTGACGGAGGCTGACGACGAGCAGTTGGTCTTGGCGAAGCTTCGCGACCAAGGGCTCCACTGCACGGAGATCAAGCGCTCCGGCAGCTCGATGAAGAAGAGCTCCTTCGGCAAGAAGAAGCTGAAGGTCAAAAGCCTCGTCGTGTTCTCGCGCCAGTTCGCGACCATGATCGACGCGGGCATCCCGATCCTCCGGTGTCTCGACATCCTCGTCGGGCAGATGAAGGACCCGGTGATGCGCGAAACGGTCGGCGCCGTCGCCGTCGATGTGAAGGGCGGCCTGTCGCTCAACGAAGCGCTGGGCAAGCACCCGCACGTCTTCAACAAGCTCTATGTGAACATGATCCGCGCCGCCGAACTCGGCGGCATCCTCGACCAGATCCTCGACCGGCTCGCCGGGTTCCTCGAGTACGAGGCCGAGATTCGCGGAAAGATCAAGGGCGCGATGATGTACCCCGTCATGGTGCTCTGCTTCTCGGTGCTGATGCTCTTCGTGCTGTTCAGCTTCGTGCTTCCCAAGTTCAAGGAGATCTTCACCGGCATGAACGTGGAGATGCCGCCGATGACGGCCGCCCTCTTCTCGTTCGGCGACTTCATGCAGAAGTCGTGGTGGGTCGTGATCCTGCTCGCTGTCGGAAGCTTCTTCGGGCTCAAGATGTGGGGCAAGACGCCTCAGGGCCGGTATCAGCTCGACTTCCTGAAACTGCGGCTGCCGATCGTGGGCGAGCTGGCGCTCAAGATGAGCGTCGCCCGGTTCACCCGTACGTTCGGCACGCTCATCAGCAGCGGCGTCCCCATGCTGCGCAGCCTGGAGATCGTGGGAGAGACCTTGGGCAACGTCGTGTTGACCAAGGCGATCGACGACACGCGCACCAGCATCCGCGAAGGGCAGAAGCTCTCCGCGCCGCTGGCCGCCTCCGGCCTGTTCCCCAACATGGTCACGACCATGATCGACGTCGGCGAGGAATCCGGACGCCTCTCGGAGATGCTGGTCAAGATCGGCGACTTCTACGACCAGGAAGTCGAGTCGACGGTCAAGGGCCTCACGTCGATGATCGAGCCCATGCTGATCATCTTTATGGGTGTGATCGTCGGCTTTATCGCCATCTCGGTCATGACGCCGATCTTCAAACTCGTGAACAGCGTCTCGTAA